The genomic region ATTGATCTTTTCATCCGACATCTTGTCGGGGATCGTGAAGACGGCCCGGTATCCCTTCACCGCGGACACGATGGCGACGCCGACACCGGTATTGCCGGAAGTGTTTTCGACAATCATGCCGGCCTTGACCTGATCATGCTTCTCAGCATCTTCGATGATGTAGCGCGCCATGCGGTCTTTGATCGAGCCGCCGGGGTTCATGAACTCAAGTTTGGCGAAAATCTCGGCCGAGCCCGCCGGCACCATGCGCCTGAGGGGCACCATGGGCGTATTGCCGATGACCTCCAGAATGTTGTTTACGAGCGGCATTGCTTCCCTCTATTGACAAATGATCTTTCTTCTGGTTCAATAGTCGGACAAGATGCACCGAAGTCGCAATCGCGAGATCGGGGCATGTGTATTTGTAACCACCGGCTCTCCCGGTTGTTTCGACGGAATATAGTGAATTTGAGGCAAGAGGATCAATGGAGTCTACAAAGAAGTTGGCCGGGCGGACGGCGCTGATCACGGGAGCGGGCCGCGGAGTCGGGCGCGGAATTGCCCTCCAGTTCGCTGAGGCCGGAGCTAGTCTCGTCCTGGCCGCCCGCACCGAGTCGGAGCTGCAGGAGACCGCGAACGACTGCCGCAAGCTGGGCGTTTCCGTCCGGGCAGAAAGGCTTGATCTGGCCCAGGCGGACCAAATTGAAGGTCTGTTTCAGGATCTGGAGTCTGCCGGCATCACGATCGATATCCTGGTCAACAACGCCGCAATCATGATCAAGTCGCTGATGCAAGACTATCGCCGCAGCGAATTCGAGGCATCGCTCGCGGTCAACGTCACGGCTCCGATGACGCTCGCGCAAAGGGCAATTGCGATGATGCGGCGTCGCCGGCAAGGCGCGATTGTGAACATCTCGTCGCTATCAGGGTGCTTTGGCGCCGAGAAGTTTCCCGGGTTCGGCGCCTATAATATCTCCAAGTATGCGCTGTGGGGTCTAACGGAGATCCTGGCCGTTGAAAACCGGGAACACGGCATCCGCGTCAATCAGGTTTCGCTGTCCGCCGTCGACACCAAAATGTTCCGCGAGGCGGCGCCGCCCGGACTGACACCGAACTTGACGATCGAGCAGGTCGCCAGGCAGGTGCTGTACCTCGCCTCGGACGACTCCTATCCGCTGACCGGCGAGAACATCATCCTGACCGGTATGCCGCCGGCACGGTAGGCCGTTTGTCCGGCTCCGAAATCCGCTCGACTTTCGAAACTCGGCGGCGTATTATAGCGGCAATCAAGATCCAAACCCAATTGGCGAGGGACCGAGCGCTTGATGAAGACCACGATCACCAAACGAATGACCTTCTGCGCCGGGCACCGGATGTACAAGCCGGAGCTCTCGGACGCTGAAAACTTGCGCATTTTCGGCGAATGCTCCAATCCCGGCGGTCATGGGCACAACTACGTGCTGGAGGTCAGCGTAACGGGCGAAGTTGACCCGGCAACGGGGATGATCATCAACCTGAAAGAACTCAAGCAGGTGATCGAGCGCGAAGTTGTTTTCAAGGTCGACCATAAGAATCTCAACACCGAAGTCGAGTTCATGCGGGGATTGGTGCCCTCGACGGAAGCCTTTGCCGGGAAAAT from Candidatus Zixiibacteriota bacterium harbors:
- a CDS encoding SDR family oxidoreductase is translated as MESTKKLAGRTALITGAGRGVGRGIALQFAEAGASLVLAARTESELQETANDCRKLGVSVRAERLDLAQADQIEGLFQDLESAGITIDILVNNAAIMIKSLMQDYRRSEFEASLAVNVTAPMTLAQRAIAMMRRRRQGAIVNISSLSGCFGAEKFPGFGAYNISKYALWGLTEILAVENREHGIRVNQVSLSAVDTKMFREAAPPGLTPNLTIEQVARQVLYLASDDSYPLTGENIILTGMPPAR
- a CDS encoding 6-carboxytetrahydropterin synthase: MKTTITKRMTFCAGHRMYKPELSDAENLRIFGECSNPGGHGHNYVLEVSVTGEVDPATGMIINLKELKQVIEREVVFKVDHKNLNTEVEFMRGLVPSTEAFAGK